A window of the Candidatus Nitrosotalea okcheonensis genome harbors these coding sequences:
- a CDS encoding cupredoxin domain-containing protein gives MKYVFLFLMVIAGLASAMVYLPNAYSDFSPNGKYLIDASGYLSGNKTIFDSNIALQITAGANNGSSTQATLDNGLVTIANTQYLNSGLWQVSILRDGKYFVIQGNAQDENGNMIHLNLFGRIIDSNQGGSVFSISGKITGSETMKVSYSAKILATNAVITKPITTLPPSISSSSTVNISILPGAYNINNQVHYSPSNVQVTLGTTIVWTNNDSVPHRIMSGVAKVLTTNQSSTTLISDGKIDSGIIAPGQSFQYTITNFDTSQSLDPRVATRYNIPQDETIGDITFFDPTYQFMVGIIAPLSQTTQTQTVQMNIVNGASNYNNGQFLSPSSLQITPGTVVVWTNNDSVPHRIMSGQLISTTESAGGKGAAGKTVSPNFISDGSIDSGIIAPGQSYQVTFSRTGSTQIFDPTYTWINGIIISTPATTGQIAPVKISINPGSSSPKGTATQQTYNQYNTYYTPDTIQIVPGTPIIWTNNDSIDHTIFSGVSTQKNNNPFTPDGKIASGKIAPGQSFTVIVNDTGIVRFYDPQYTWMNGVIISMPPTSSYVIGRTPPQ, from the coding sequence ATGAAATATGTATTTCTGTTTCTAATGGTAATTGCAGGACTTGCTTCTGCCATGGTGTATTTGCCTAACGCTTATTCTGATTTCTCACCTAATGGGAAATACTTGATTGATGCATCAGGTTATCTTTCAGGAAATAAAACTATTTTCGATTCAAATATTGCTTTACAGATTACTGCAGGAGCTAACAATGGAAGCAGCACGCAAGCCACACTTGATAATGGCCTTGTTACTATAGCAAATACCCAATATCTTAATTCTGGATTATGGCAAGTCTCAATCTTGCGAGATGGCAAGTACTTTGTAATCCAAGGTAACGCGCAGGATGAAAACGGAAACATGATTCATCTCAATTTGTTTGGAAGAATAATAGATAGTAATCAAGGTGGTTCTGTTTTTAGCATATCAGGGAAGATAACTGGATCTGAAACTATGAAAGTAAGTTATAGTGCTAAAATATTAGCCACCAATGCTGTAATCACAAAACCAATAACCACACTTCCTCCGTCTATATCATCATCGTCTACAGTGAACATAAGCATCCTACCAGGTGCATATAATATCAACAACCAAGTTCACTATTCTCCGTCAAACGTACAAGTTACTCTTGGCACCACCATAGTCTGGACCAACAATGATTCTGTACCGCATAGAATAATGAGTGGCGTGGCAAAAGTACTAACTACCAATCAATCATCCACCACACTTATTTCAGATGGCAAGATCGATAGTGGTATAATAGCCCCCGGGCAATCATTCCAATACACAATAACTAATTTTGATACTTCCCAATCATTAGACCCTAGGGTTGCAACACGTTACAATATTCCACAAGACGAAACAATAGGCGACATTACCTTCTTTGATCCCACTTACCAATTCATGGTAGGAATAATTGCACCGCTTTCACAAACAACGCAAACACAAACAGTTCAAATGAACATAGTTAATGGCGCATCTAATTATAATAATGGACAGTTCCTTTCACCATCATCACTCCAAATTACACCAGGTACAGTTGTAGTCTGGACCAACAATGATTCTGTCCCGCATAGAATAATGAGTGGCCAGTTAATATCAACAACAGAGAGTGCGGGCGGAAAAGGTGCTGCTGGAAAAACAGTTAGTCCTAACTTTATTTCAGATGGAAGTATTGATAGTGGTATAATAGCTCCAGGACAGAGTTATCAAGTTACTTTTAGTAGAACTGGCTCTACACAAATCTTTGATCCAACATATACATGGATAAATGGAATTATTATTTCAACACCTGCAACTACAGGTCAAATTGCTCCAGTGAAAATTAGTATAAACCCGGGCTCATCATCACCAAAGGGAACCGCAACTCAGCAGACGTATAATCAATACAATACATACTATACACCAGATACCATACAAATAGTTCCTGGCACTCCTATCATTTGGACCAACAATGATTCCATAGATCATACCATTTTCAGCGGTGTTAGCACACAAAAAAATAATAATCCATTTACTCCTGATGGAAAAATAGCAAGTGGTAAGATAGCCCCCGGGCAATCATTCACAGTTATTGTAAATGATACTGGAATTGTCAGATTTTATGATCCACAGTACACATGGATGAATGGCGTAATAATTTCAATGCCTCCAACTTCATCATATGTAATTGGCAGAACACCACCACAATAA
- a CDS encoding DNA-directed DNA polymerase II small subunit has product MREEVSSAITYALSKGFQIHPDAFKILEKIDIKELQSIIKQVVREKAKQNMFLINQSDLKMFVESEIDDSMENNHVILFDPTKKVTSAEGIEGFHALFKDRYSKLLKIMMQRSQSKKLTPISNVTNGKLDDETYIAGLLMDRRIDRDVTKIVIDDPTGSIELLIFNKEIQETANSLQIDQFAMISIASGKNGGFFVKEILVPDIPEHIANRSKSETYAVFISDLHVGSKFFMEKEFTEFVSWLSSPDPVARKVRFVLVGGDIIDGIGIFPNQDKELLLLDVDQQMAKAAELLDKIPKHIKVFIIPGNHDPGRRALPQPAIPEKHNMHLWNRENFFMLGNPSMLELNGIKILMFHGQSLDDVVGSTPGLSYAQPAKAMRVLLKTRHLSPIYGKRTPIAPELEDMMVISEVPDILHSGHIHVVELDMYKGTLIVNSGAWQSQTPFQASVGISPTPGIAIIVNLATMKVFTKNFTDNSS; this is encoded by the coding sequence TTGAGAGAAGAAGTTTCGTCGGCTATAACATATGCATTGAGTAAAGGCTTCCAAATTCACCCTGATGCGTTTAAGATATTAGAAAAAATTGACATAAAAGAACTTCAAAGCATAATCAAACAGGTTGTTCGGGAAAAAGCTAAACAAAATATGTTTTTAATTAATCAAAGTGATCTCAAAATGTTTGTAGAATCAGAAATAGACGACAGCATGGAAAATAATCATGTGATTTTATTTGATCCCACGAAAAAGGTTACATCTGCAGAAGGGATTGAAGGTTTTCATGCATTATTCAAGGACAGATATTCAAAACTACTTAAAATCATGATGCAACGTTCACAATCAAAGAAACTAACTCCCATCTCAAACGTGACAAATGGTAAGTTAGATGATGAGACTTACATCGCAGGTCTGTTGATGGATAGGAGGATAGACAGAGATGTTACCAAGATAGTAATTGATGATCCTACAGGCTCAATAGAACTATTAATTTTTAATAAAGAGATACAGGAAACTGCGAATTCTCTGCAGATTGATCAGTTTGCTATGATATCAATTGCAAGTGGGAAAAATGGAGGATTTTTTGTTAAAGAAATTCTTGTTCCAGATATACCTGAGCATATAGCAAATCGTTCAAAGAGTGAGACCTATGCTGTATTCATCTCGGATTTACATGTGGGCAGTAAATTCTTTATGGAAAAAGAGTTTACTGAGTTTGTTTCATGGCTTTCAAGCCCTGATCCTGTAGCAAGAAAGGTCAGATTTGTGCTGGTGGGAGGAGATATTATTGATGGAATAGGCATATTCCCAAATCAAGACAAGGAGCTCTTGCTATTAGATGTAGACCAACAGATGGCAAAGGCTGCCGAGCTTTTAGATAAGATTCCAAAACACATCAAGGTCTTCATCATTCCAGGGAACCATGACCCAGGAAGAAGGGCTCTTCCCCAGCCAGCAATTCCAGAAAAGCACAATATGCACCTCTGGAATAGAGAGAATTTCTTCATGTTGGGAAATCCCTCTATGCTTGAGCTAAATGGTATAAAGATACTGATGTTTCATGGCCAAAGCCTTGACGATGTTGTTGGCAGTACTCCTGGACTGAGCTATGCACAACCAGCAAAAGCCATGCGGGTTTTGCTAAAAACTAGGCATCTTAGTCCAATATATGGTAAGAGAACTCCGATTGCACCAGAGTTGGAAGATATGATGGTGATATCTGAAGTTCCAGATATCTTACATTCTGGTCACATACATGTTGTTGAGCTTGACATGTACAAGGGAACACTAATTGTAAACTCTGGTGCATGGCAAAGCCAGACTCCATTCCAAGCCAGCGTTGGAATTAGCCCTACTCCGGGAATCGCCATTATTGTGAACCTTGCCACAATGAAGGTTTTTACAAAAAACTTTACAGACAATTCTAGCTAA
- a CDS encoding SAM-dependent methyltransferase has protein sequence MGKVYAVGVGPGSPKYVTEIVKEIVLNSDIVIGYKYTLKTIEAFLKNKEIHEITMKDQEEAYQKVSKTLGNKTCVVPFTGDVNFSESEVVDRLIEIFGDVQIIPGISSTQVAASKARVPTDKSKVITMHISTSIEEKKLELQKALIDGFSVILVPRPWPKEPSKHFMQSEIAVYLKDHGFDTSKIKVHVFEFLTTDKETYFIGKVKDLEGKQFSDLSVMVFDQTKLESYINFK, from the coding sequence ATGGGAAAGGTCTATGCTGTTGGTGTTGGACCAGGATCACCAAAGTATGTAACTGAGATAGTAAAGGAAATAGTACTAAATTCTGATATTGTTATTGGATACAAATACACACTCAAAACCATAGAGGCGTTCCTGAAAAATAAAGAGATACATGAAATTACCATGAAAGACCAGGAAGAGGCATACCAGAAGGTCTCAAAGACTCTGGGAAACAAGACATGTGTTGTTCCTTTTACAGGAGATGTGAATTTCTCAGAATCAGAAGTTGTAGACAGATTGATTGAGATATTTGGGGATGTACAAATTATTCCAGGGATTAGTTCGACACAGGTTGCTGCGTCAAAGGCACGAGTACCAACAGACAAGAGCAAGGTCATCACTATGCATATTTCTACAAGCATAGAGGAAAAGAAACTTGAGCTTCAAAAGGCACTCATTGATGGATTTAGTGTGATACTTGTGCCAAGACCTTGGCCAAAAGAACCCTCTAAACACTTTATGCAATCAGAGATAGCAGTATACCTAAAAGATCATGGCTTTGACACTTCAAAGATTAAGGTACATGTCTTTGAATTTCTAACTACCGACAAAGAGACATATTTTATAGGCAAAGTAAAAGACTTGGAAGGAAAGCAGTTCTCTGATCTATCCGTAATGGTTTTTGATCAGACGAAGCTAGAATCATACATTAATTTCAAATAA
- a CDS encoding stage II sporulation protein M: MFSKQRILVFVIFIGIFSLSYLIGTQSKLSNDESQTFLKEFQKVVKGIDAIGIFEHNASVALPMFIPGLGLAWGTFAAWSTGVAFEALVTTTPTLAKVPPLALLYLSPFGIMELMAYSIGMSRSLLLVLVIIRKKSLKTELRHTAIEIGIVVALLLAGGFIEYYMIQHFGSNVIHTKSSL, from the coding sequence TTGTTCAGTAAACAAAGAATTCTAGTATTTGTTATTTTCATTGGTATTTTCTCTTTATCTTATTTAATTGGAACTCAAAGCAAATTATCTAATGATGAATCACAGACATTTCTCAAAGAATTTCAAAAAGTAGTTAAAGGAATTGATGCTATAGGAATTTTTGAACACAATGCATCAGTTGCACTGCCCATGTTTATTCCAGGTTTAGGACTGGCCTGGGGAACTTTTGCAGCTTGGTCCACAGGGGTTGCGTTTGAAGCTCTAGTGACAACAACTCCAACACTTGCAAAAGTTCCCCCACTTGCATTGCTTTACTTGTCTCCCTTTGGCATAATGGAGCTGATGGCTTATTCAATTGGAATGTCAAGAAGCCTTTTGCTTGTACTTGTAATAATAAGAAAAAAATCCCTAAAAACAGAACTACGTCATACCGCGATAGAAATAGGAATTGTAGTGGCTCTTCTTCTTGCTGGGGGATTCATTGAATATTATATGATCCAGCATTTTGGATCAAATGTAATTCATACAAAATCTAGTTTGTAA